From one Prochlorococcus marinus str. MIT 0912 genomic stretch:
- a CDS encoding dihydroneopterin aldolase yields MSQLNNLSAIHIKDLNLWAHVGVLESERIHGQSFLLDISFWLDLDESSKFDQLDKSIDYSEAIKAVKKLSFEIKCLTIEYFSDQILNLLESLYGPVPIHILLTKCSPPIHGFTGSVLIEKKRNFLYPIN; encoded by the coding sequence ATGAGTCAATTAAATAATTTAAGCGCAATTCATATAAAAGATTTAAATCTATGGGCCCATGTAGGTGTTTTAGAAAGTGAGCGAATACATGGTCAAAGTTTCCTTCTTGACATCAGTTTCTGGTTGGATTTGGATGAGTCATCAAAGTTTGATCAATTAGATAAATCAATAGACTATAGCGAAGCAATTAAAGCAGTTAAAAAACTTTCATTTGAAATCAAATGTTTAACGATTGAATATTTTAGTGATCAAATTTTGAATCTTCTTGAGTCTCTATATGGTCCAGTTCCAATTCATATCTTGCTGACAAAATGCTCGCCACCAATACATGGATTTACGGGAAGTGTCCTAATCGAAAAAAAAAGAAATTTCTTATATCCCATTAATTAA
- a CDS encoding NAD(P)H-quinone oxidoreductase subunit 4: MDANLPMSIDSQTVFPWLSLIVLLPIVGALIMPFLPTQESKNSNLPRNIALVILLADFLIIILAFANLFDPSSESLQLIERLQWLPSIGLEWSLGVDGISAPLVVLSGLITFLSAAASWKIKQKTRLYFALLLIQASAQALVFLSQDFLLFFLAWELELVPVYLLIAIWGGKRKLYAATKFILYTALASLLILISGLALALSGDQFTFNLSEIAAKSFTGNFGIFCYLGFLIGFGVKLPIFPLHTWLPDAHGEANAPVSMLLAGVLLKMGGYALIRFNVQILPDTHLILAPALIIIGIVNIIYGALNAFAQDNVKRRIACSSVSHMGFVLVGIGAINALGISGAMLQMISHGLIAAAMFFVTGSFYERTNTLSIPNMGGLAKALPITFAFFLASSLASLALPGMSGFISEITVFLGITSQEGFTSLFRAITILLAAIGLVLTPIYLLSMCRRVFFGPRIPALSIVKEMDARELSIGLSLLVPTLVIGFWPRIAIDLYEVSTNALAQSLITNNLVPIS, from the coding sequence ATGGATGCCAATCTGCCTATGAGTATTGATTCTCAAACAGTATTTCCATGGCTTTCACTCATTGTGCTCCTACCCATAGTGGGAGCATTGATAATGCCTTTCCTCCCAACGCAAGAGAGTAAAAATTCTAATCTGCCAAGAAATATTGCCTTAGTTATTTTATTAGCTGATTTTCTAATAATCATATTGGCTTTTGCCAATTTGTTTGACCCCAGCAGCGAAAGTCTGCAGTTGATTGAAAGACTTCAGTGGCTTCCTTCAATAGGACTCGAATGGTCATTAGGAGTTGATGGAATATCTGCACCGCTAGTAGTTCTAAGCGGGCTAATAACATTTTTGTCCGCAGCTGCAAGTTGGAAAATAAAACAAAAAACAAGGCTTTACTTTGCTTTGTTACTCATTCAAGCTTCAGCCCAAGCTTTAGTTTTCCTATCACAAGATTTTTTACTATTTTTCTTAGCTTGGGAACTTGAACTTGTTCCTGTCTATCTATTGATTGCTATTTGGGGAGGGAAAAGAAAACTATATGCTGCAACAAAATTCATCCTTTATACAGCGCTAGCTTCCCTTTTAATATTAATTAGTGGGCTTGCTTTAGCTCTTTCTGGAGATCAATTTACCTTTAATTTAAGTGAAATAGCAGCCAAATCTTTTACTGGTAATTTTGGGATATTTTGTTATTTAGGTTTTTTAATTGGTTTTGGAGTCAAGCTCCCTATCTTTCCACTTCATACCTGGCTGCCAGATGCTCATGGGGAGGCAAATGCACCAGTTTCGATGTTATTAGCTGGTGTTTTATTAAAAATGGGAGGTTACGCTCTCATAAGATTTAACGTCCAAATTTTACCGGATACTCATTTAATACTTGCTCCAGCGCTGATTATCATTGGGATAGTAAATATTATTTATGGTGCTCTAAATGCTTTTGCTCAAGATAATGTAAAAAGACGCATAGCTTGCAGTTCAGTAAGTCATATGGGTTTTGTTCTTGTAGGGATTGGTGCAATTAATGCTCTTGGAATCAGTGGAGCGATGCTACAAATGATTAGCCATGGACTGATTGCTGCCGCAATGTTTTTTGTTACTGGAAGTTTTTATGAAAGAACCAATACTCTTTCAATCCCCAATATGGGAGGTCTAGCAAAAGCTTTGCCAATTACTTTTGCATTCTTCTTGGCCAGTTCGCTAGCTTCACTAGCCTTACCAGGAATGAGTGGGTTTATAAGTGAAATCACAGTTTTTCTAGGAATAACTAGTCAAGAAGGATTCACTTCTTTATTTAGAGCAATAACAATCCTTTTAGCAGCTATTGGACTGGTTTTAACTCCTATCTACCTTCTTTCAATGTGTAGAAGGGTATTTTTTGGGCCTAGGATACCAGCTTTGTCCATAGTAAAAGAAATGGATGCAAGAGAGCTTTCTATAGGTTTAAGTCTCTTAGTTCCTACATTAGTAATAGGTTTTTGGCCAAGAATAGCTATTGATTTATATGAGGTATCAACAAATGCTCTCGCACAATCATTAATTACCAATAACCTTGTACCAATAAGTTAG
- a CDS encoding M3 family metallopeptidase, which yields MTSIKQTALLKGEGLPNYDEITPNEITENIPLLIKKLNEKLNKLEEQLEKQLHTKSSLSWEDVMPQLYEIGEKLRWSWGVVSHLNAVCNSAELREVYSNQQPTIVRFSNQLAQNEVIFKALSNLKEHGKIKDETQIRIIETELITMKNKGIGLEANEKALFNSRSERLAELSTTFSNNVLDATKNWSLLLKNKSEVEGLPERALETLALAAKEAGDKDEEDNDPSASNGPWRVGLDMPRYIPFQTYAKDRHVREKVYRAFVSRASDGNINNKKIIEEILDLRNKQAKLLGYKNWCEISLATKMADNEKAVDMLLEELRLAAMPHAKKEVVHLRECAKRNGENEDFELSPWDVSFWAEVLRKEKFDLDQEKLRPWFPLNQVLNGLFNLCKRLFEIDIEEASNTAPLWHEDVRFFNVKNLDGQKIASFYLDPFSRPATKRGGAWMDECLCRNQKTKDDIVLPVAYLVCNQTPPIADKPSLMSFEEVETLFHEFGHGLQHMLTTVNYPQAAGINNVEWDAVELASQFMENWCLEDQTISEIAIHWKTKEPLPESEINKLRLSRTFNSGLSTLRQIHFALTDLKLHSQWNEDLGISPDELRREIAKNTTVMDPIPEDQFLCAFSHIFAGGYAAGYYSYKWAEVLSSDAFAAFEEAGLSNQDQVRKIGKKYRDSILSLGGSRSPNKVFKQFRGRLPSTEALIRHSGLN from the coding sequence ATGACTTCAATTAAGCAAACAGCATTATTAAAAGGTGAAGGTCTTCCTAATTATGATGAAATCACCCCTAACGAGATCACTGAAAATATACCCTTACTAATAAAAAAACTAAATGAAAAATTAAATAAACTAGAAGAACAGCTCGAAAAACAATTACACACAAAAAGCTCACTGAGTTGGGAAGATGTAATGCCTCAGCTTTATGAAATAGGTGAAAAGCTTAGGTGGAGTTGGGGGGTGGTAAGTCATCTGAATGCTGTATGCAATTCCGCTGAACTACGTGAGGTTTATTCAAATCAGCAACCTACTATAGTTAGATTTAGTAATCAGCTTGCTCAAAACGAAGTCATTTTCAAGGCGCTCTCAAATTTAAAAGAGCATGGAAAGATAAAGGATGAAACACAAATAAGAATAATTGAGACAGAACTAATAACCATGAAAAACAAAGGAATTGGTCTAGAGGCCAACGAAAAAGCTCTCTTTAATTCTCGCAGTGAGCGATTAGCTGAATTATCAACTACATTCAGTAACAATGTATTAGATGCGACTAAGAATTGGAGTCTTTTATTGAAAAACAAATCAGAAGTCGAGGGTCTTCCTGAAAGAGCGCTTGAGACATTAGCTCTTGCTGCAAAGGAAGCTGGTGACAAAGATGAAGAAGATAATGATCCATCAGCATCAAATGGCCCATGGAGAGTTGGCTTAGATATGCCTAGGTACATTCCTTTTCAAACTTATGCAAAAGATAGACATGTCAGAGAGAAAGTTTATAGAGCCTTTGTGAGTAGAGCTAGCGATGGAAATATTAATAACAAAAAAATAATTGAAGAAATTCTAGATCTCAGAAATAAACAGGCAAAACTATTGGGATATAAAAACTGGTGTGAAATTAGCTTGGCCACAAAGATGGCAGATAATGAAAAAGCTGTTGATATGTTACTCGAAGAATTACGATTAGCAGCAATGCCTCATGCTAAAAAAGAAGTTGTTCATCTTCGTGAGTGTGCCAAAAGAAATGGGGAAAACGAAGATTTTGAGCTATCTCCATGGGATGTAAGTTTTTGGGCTGAAGTTCTACGCAAAGAGAAATTCGACCTTGACCAGGAGAAACTCAGACCATGGTTTCCTTTAAATCAAGTTCTTAATGGTCTATTCAATTTATGCAAAAGACTTTTTGAAATTGACATTGAAGAAGCAAGTAATACAGCTCCTTTGTGGCATGAAGATGTCCGTTTCTTCAATGTTAAGAATTTAGATGGCCAGAAAATTGCATCTTTCTATCTAGATCCCTTCAGTCGTCCTGCGACAAAAAGAGGAGGTGCCTGGATGGATGAATGTTTGTGCCGAAATCAAAAAACGAAAGATGATATTGTTCTCCCAGTAGCCTATTTAGTCTGCAATCAAACGCCTCCTATTGCAGACAAGCCAAGTTTAATGAGTTTCGAAGAAGTAGAAACTCTCTTCCATGAATTTGGTCATGGACTACAACATATGTTGACAACTGTAAATTACCCTCAAGCAGCCGGTATTAATAACGTTGAATGGGATGCTGTCGAATTAGCAAGCCAATTTATGGAAAATTGGTGCTTAGAAGATCAAACAATTTCTGAAATAGCAATACATTGGAAGACGAAAGAACCACTACCAGAATCGGAAATTAATAAATTGAGGCTAAGCAGAACATTTAATTCTGGGCTTTCGACTTTAAGACAAATACATTTTGCTCTTACTGATCTAAAACTCCATAGTCAATGGAATGAAGATTTAGGAATTTCCCCAGATGAATTGCGACGAGAAATCGCAAAAAATACAACAGTGATGGATCCTATTCCAGAAGATCAATTTCTCTGTGCCTTCAGTCATATTTTTGCTGGTGGCTATGCTGCTGGATACTACTCTTATAAATGGGCTGAGGTACTTAGCTCTGATGCCTTTGCCGCATTTGAAGAGGCAGGCCTTTCTAATCAGGACCAAGTCCGAAAGATTGGTAAAAAATATCGCGATTCAATTCTTAGTCTTGGTGGTAGTCGTTCACCCAATAAGGTTTTCAAACAATTCAGAGGAAGACTTCCCTCTACTGAAGCTTTAATTAGACATAGCGGTCTTAACTAG
- a CDS encoding translocation/assembly module TamB domain-containing protein: MGDEWSSKRLKQWGLAGTFAALSGVLIWSGADLLVGRTISRFSPQIEKTLSNSLGHPLKIGSYRGLRLWGIELGPTRLLPGIKDSSSVNISTLTIKFAPFASLFNWQPVAIFNPKGTEILLSKNDTGSFWIVPQNENPKKINLQLKFNLKEPTKILLNRGDTTLLAKGNLSLDLGKKKIYGAINIDSKKQGSLFLSGKGYWDGIEFQTKVKVNKLSLGIFEGILGDNSNIIARGNINGNLNLGVKKGLIRCKGGLIFNNLTLNGGGLSDTLSANKSTIKCDNNKLQLKDSNWNYGYWNISNSVEIPFYKKDKTYINSVTKVKIKDFEHKPLSLKLELPISVVNRQFIPGELNADFNLESFPLGALNQILNASLSGKLNTKGGFYGPLTSLNSTINLSLENPQINGIRLREKWRGSFTRIPSEKKWGSLRMESEGASIPGNLQINLNKYGNFNSLNLNRLGGEISLKPKLNAFEWDANKFRLDRVEVAFPPEKSFKRIFGEVSGNGILSLDPLFFNGDLNLDYFRLLGFKLKKASIKGQIKNSETNLTGELIPSENGKIKFDINNVSEFSLLAQVKDVSSNWIAATALEFPKLGLKYSDAMGKAEDIEKFIIGYPNSSIDSQLVALIKSQNSYREEIAKINNQSIINPYDLNGKINADIKLSGPSLSDLNLEAKASGKVWTNKLKIINSNNIRPFKATFNGNLASGMGDFSLLNFNFSLLSLVAPIPSAVDGYFGLKGKYNLGNLSPRVTADLIIKDTIIYNRNIILDNGNIFIKDNYLEFDIAIRDKSSANPVKLVGTYPLISSYPIDLKVESHGDGLAFLTGLTKGNVSWTSGTADLSVLISGTPPKPVANGFLVLKDSELLFQDKEINNLNSTIVFDFNRLEVRNLKANIGANGFISSQGGISLFDAQSSENEPLALSIEKTRIKTAFSDVSASSNIVIKGSILKPQLAGEVFISEGSIFAKRANNPDKTTSDKSNRYEDSKAKISRRVPEQNWNQREPLVLFIQNEDAPASRIVSAGLPNGFESIMFDNLKLVLGPSLRLVSQPLASFETNGFLLLNGAFDETLDVSGVIKLVSGYVNLFTTTFNLDQSEPNVAVFVPSMGLVPYVDVTLKSRVPDNVRDVSNFSSNGMASFGIGGSRFVNVEVTASGPADRISENFQLRSTPSLGRTELLGLIGGNSLANLISSGGNSDVLASFLNRSFASYLQGNINGFLSDRLQISLYPAYITGSDSEDDGSDSGSSSSDQEGANLQEQQAWVTEIGVDFNDKINFSVQAAPNRQDIPPKGNITFQMNPNVGVLGSFDKSGNWQSQLQLFFRY, from the coding sequence ATGGGAGATGAGTGGAGCTCTAAAAGATTAAAGCAGTGGGGACTTGCTGGAACCTTTGCTGCGTTGAGCGGTGTTTTGATTTGGAGTGGCGCAGATCTGCTGGTAGGTAGGACTATAAGCCGCTTTTCTCCACAAATAGAAAAAACATTATCTAATTCATTAGGTCATCCTTTGAAAATAGGTTCCTATAGGGGGCTCAGGCTATGGGGAATTGAGTTAGGGCCAACAAGACTACTTCCAGGGATTAAAGATTCTTCCTCAGTTAATATTTCAACTTTAACAATTAAATTTGCTCCTTTTGCGAGTTTATTTAATTGGCAACCAGTTGCAATATTTAATCCAAAAGGAACAGAAATTTTATTAAGCAAAAATGATACTGGTTCGTTTTGGATCGTTCCACAGAATGAAAATCCAAAAAAAATCAACCTTCAATTAAAATTTAATTTAAAAGAACCAACCAAAATTTTATTAAATCGTGGGGATACGACATTACTAGCGAAAGGTAACCTATCTCTTGATCTTGGTAAGAAAAAGATTTATGGTGCGATTAACATAGACTCCAAAAAACAAGGAAGTCTATTCCTTTCAGGAAAGGGTTATTGGGATGGAATAGAATTCCAAACTAAAGTAAAAGTTAATAAACTTAGTCTTGGTATCTTTGAAGGGATTTTAGGAGATAATTCTAACATTATTGCTAGAGGAAATATAAATGGAAATCTAAACTTGGGAGTCAAGAAAGGTTTAATAAGGTGTAAAGGTGGTTTGATCTTTAACAATTTAACTCTAAATGGGGGAGGTCTAAGTGATACCTTATCTGCAAATAAATCAACAATAAAATGTGATAATAATAAGCTTCAGTTAAAAGACTCAAATTGGAATTATGGATATTGGAATATATCTAATTCGGTTGAGATTCCGTTTTACAAAAAGGATAAAACTTATATAAATTCTGTAACCAAAGTTAAAATTAAAGATTTCGAACATAAACCACTTTCTTTGAAATTAGAATTACCAATTTCAGTAGTTAATAGACAATTTATCCCTGGAGAGTTAAATGCAGATTTTAATTTAGAATCTTTCCCTTTAGGTGCTTTAAATCAAATACTAAATGCATCACTATCAGGAAAATTAAATACAAAAGGTGGTTTTTATGGACCATTAACTTCTCTGAACTCTACCATTAACCTTTCTTTAGAAAATCCACAAATCAACGGTATTCGATTGAGGGAAAAATGGAGAGGTTCTTTTACTCGTATTCCAAGTGAAAAGAAATGGGGTAGTTTGAGAATGGAATCGGAGGGTGCTTCTATCCCCGGGAATCTTCAAATCAACTTGAATAAGTATGGTAATTTTAATAGTTTAAATCTAAATAGATTAGGTGGTGAAATAAGTTTAAAACCAAAATTAAATGCCTTTGAATGGGACGCTAATAAGTTTAGATTAGATCGAGTTGAGGTTGCTTTCCCGCCTGAGAAAAGTTTTAAACGAATCTTTGGGGAAGTTTCAGGTAATGGAATACTTTCTCTTGACCCATTATTTTTTAATGGTGATTTGAATTTAGATTATTTTAGATTGTTAGGTTTCAAATTAAAAAAAGCAAGTATTAAAGGTCAAATTAAAAATTCAGAAACTAATTTAACAGGTGAATTAATTCCATCGGAAAATGGAAAGATTAAATTTGATATTAATAATGTGTCCGAATTTTCTTTGTTAGCTCAAGTAAAGGATGTAAGCTCTAATTGGATTGCCGCAACGGCTTTAGAGTTTCCTAAATTAGGATTGAAGTATTCTGATGCAATGGGTAAGGCTGAAGATATAGAAAAATTTATAATTGGTTATCCTAATAGTTCTATAGATAGTCAGTTAGTAGCCTTAATTAAGTCTCAGAATTCATATAGAGAAGAAATTGCTAAGATAAATAATCAGAGCATAATTAATCCTTATGATCTTAATGGGAAAATTAATGCTGATATTAAATTAAGTGGACCAAGCCTTTCTGATTTAAATTTAGAAGCTAAAGCCTCTGGTAAGGTTTGGACAAATAAATTGAAGATTATAAATTCTAATAATATTAGACCTTTTAAAGCAACTTTTAATGGAAATCTAGCTTCAGGAATGGGAGATTTCTCATTACTTAATTTTAATTTTTCATTATTATCTTTAGTTGCACCGATACCTTCAGCAGTTGACGGTTATTTTGGTTTAAAGGGTAAATACAATTTAGGTAATCTATCCCCACGCGTTACAGCAGATTTAATTATTAAGGATACAATAATTTATAATAGAAATATTATATTAGATAATGGAAATATTTTTATTAAAGATAACTATCTAGAGTTTGATATCGCTATAAGGGATAAATCTTCGGCAAATCCTGTTAAGTTAGTCGGAACCTACCCACTAATAAGTTCTTACCCTATTGATCTAAAGGTCGAAAGTCATGGAGATGGGTTGGCTTTTTTGACGGGGCTAACGAAAGGGAATGTATCTTGGACCTCAGGGACAGCTGATCTAAGCGTCTTAATTAGTGGAACCCCTCCAAAACCGGTCGCGAATGGTTTTTTGGTTTTAAAAGACAGTGAGTTACTTTTTCAAGATAAAGAAATTAATAATTTGAATAGCACAATAGTTTTTGATTTCAATCGACTTGAAGTCCGTAATCTCAAAGCAAATATAGGAGCAAACGGTTTCATTAGCAGTCAAGGTGGAATTTCGTTATTTGATGCTCAATCAAGTGAAAACGAGCCATTGGCTCTTTCCATAGAAAAAACACGTATTAAAACGGCATTTTCTGATGTCAGTGCTTCATCTAACATTGTTATTAAGGGATCTATTTTGAAACCTCAATTGGCAGGTGAAGTTTTTATCTCTGAAGGTTCAATTTTTGCTAAAAGAGCTAATAATCCAGATAAGACTACATCTGACAAATCGAACCGTTATGAAGATTCTAAGGCGAAAATAAGTCGTAGAGTACCAGAACAAAACTGGAACCAGAGAGAACCTCTAGTGTTATTTATACAAAATGAAGATGCACCTGCAAGTCGAATAGTTAGTGCTGGCTTGCCTAATGGATTTGAATCAATAATGTTTGACAATTTAAAGCTTGTACTTGGCCCTTCATTGCGATTAGTCTCTCAACCATTGGCAAGCTTCGAAACAAATGGCTTCCTTCTCTTAAATGGCGCTTTTGACGAGACTCTTGATGTTAGCGGAGTTATTAAACTTGTTAGTGGCTACGTTAATCTCTTTACGACTACTTTTAATCTAGACCAAAGTGAACCTAATGTCGCAGTATTTGTACCGTCTATGGGTTTGGTTCCATATGTTGACGTGACTCTTAAAAGTCGTGTCCCAGATAATGTTAGAGACGTAAGTAATTTTTCCTCTAATGGCATGGCATCATTTGGTATTGGAGGATCTCGTTTTGTAAATGTCGAAGTGACAGCCTCTGGACCTGCAGATCGCATTAGTGAAAATTTTCAATTGAGAAGTACTCCATCTTTGGGAAGAACTGAGTTGTTAGGACTTATAGGAGGTAATTCTCTTGCAAATTTAATAAGTAGTGGAGGTAATAGTGATGTACTTGCTAGCTTTTTGAATAGATCTTTTGCTTCATACCTCCAAGGCAATATCAATGGATTTTTAAGTGATAGGCTTCAAATTTCTTTGTATCCTGCATATATAACTGGATCAGATTCAGAGGATGATGGGAGTGATAGTGGTTCTTCAAGTAGTGATCAGGAGGGTGCTAATTTGCAAGAGCAACAGGCATGGGTGACTGAAATAGGAGTTGACTTTAACGATAAAATTAATTTCTCAGTTCAGGCTGCTCCTAATCGACAAGATATTCCACCGAAAGGAAATATTACTTTTCAAATGAACCCTAATGTAGGAGTACTAGGCTCGTTTGATAAGAGTGGAAATTGGCAAAGTCAGCTCCAACTCTTTTTTAGATATTAA
- a CDS encoding glutamate-5-semialdehyde dehydrogenase, with protein sequence MSTNFSVPDPTPQLIKVAESAKEASILLGQSTNEQRCEALTEMANALNDNADEILKANVQDLERSEKEGLNKSLLSRLQLTKTKLKGCIDGVLKVSNLADPIGNRQLHRELYENLILERVTVPLGVLGVIFESRPDALIQIASLAVRSGNGALLKGGSEAKATNQAIMDSLDKGLSKSTVGSGALSLLTTRQESLGLLRLDRFVNLIIPRGSNQLVQFIQENTRIPVLGHADGICHLYVDNSVDIDKAISIALDSKIQYPAACNAIETLLIHEDVAEMFLKKGLPSFSSAGVTLKGDAKSQSLGVKNKANEADWSTEYLDLILSIKIVRNVDEAIEHIRKYSSRHTEAIVSDDKGVAEKFLSSIDSAGVYHNCSTRFADGFRYGFGAEVGISTQTLPPRGPVGLEGLVTYRYYLRGDADLVKDFASGDRSFSHIDLPL encoded by the coding sequence ATGAGTACAAACTTTTCAGTTCCTGATCCTACGCCCCAGCTAATAAAAGTAGCAGAGAGTGCAAAAGAGGCTTCTATTTTGCTTGGTCAATCCACTAATGAACAAAGGTGTGAGGCTTTGACTGAAATGGCAAATGCTTTGAATGATAATGCTGATGAAATATTAAAAGCAAATGTTCAAGATCTTGAAAGATCAGAAAAAGAAGGGTTGAATAAATCACTTTTATCAAGACTTCAGTTAACAAAAACTAAACTCAAAGGATGCATTGATGGAGTTCTTAAAGTTTCAAATCTTGCAGATCCAATAGGTAATAGACAACTTCATCGGGAATTGTATGAAAACCTTATTCTTGAAAGAGTGACAGTTCCATTAGGAGTCTTAGGAGTGATATTTGAATCCAGACCTGATGCATTAATTCAAATAGCCTCGCTTGCTGTTCGTTCTGGGAATGGAGCTTTATTAAAAGGAGGAAGTGAAGCAAAAGCCACAAATCAAGCAATAATGGATTCTCTTGATAAAGGTTTAAGTAAATCAACTGTGGGCTCTGGAGCGTTGTCTTTGCTCACTACACGTCAAGAAAGTTTAGGTTTACTTCGTTTAGATCGGTTTGTGAATTTGATAATACCTAGGGGTAGTAATCAGTTAGTCCAGTTTATTCAAGAAAATACACGTATCCCTGTTTTAGGGCACGCTGATGGAATATGTCATCTATATGTTGATAATTCTGTAGATATTGATAAAGCTATAAGCATAGCTTTGGATAGTAAGATTCAATACCCTGCTGCTTGCAATGCAATTGAGACATTATTAATTCATGAAGATGTTGCCGAGATGTTTTTGAAAAAAGGCTTGCCAAGTTTTTCTAGTGCAGGAGTTACTCTTAAGGGAGATGCAAAGAGCCAATCTTTAGGGGTGAAAAACAAGGCTAATGAAGCAGACTGGTCTACAGAATATCTTGATTTAATTCTTTCAATAAAAATTGTTCGCAATGTTGACGAAGCTATTGAACATATTCGTAAATATAGCTCTCGTCATACTGAGGCGATAGTTAGTGATGACAAGGGAGTTGCTGAGAAATTTTTAAGTTCGATAGATAGTGCAGGTGTTTACCATAATTGCTCTACTCGTTTTGCTGATGGTTTCCGATATGGGTTTGGAGCTGAAGTTGGGATAAGTACTCAAACTCTTCCACCGAGAGGACCAGTTGGATTGGAAGGCTTAGTTACCTATCGCTATTATCTCAGAGGTGATGCTGATCTTGTTAAGGATTTCGCTTCTGGAGATAGAAGTTTTTCTCATATTGATTTACCGTTATGA
- a CDS encoding esterase/lipase family protein, with amino-acid sequence MYRPHLPHKYGKTSIRHLAHDLDSKIEELVGSEIEIDIVGFSMGGLISRFWMQNYDGFLRTKRFFSIGSPHFGTFTAQMIPSFLMPGIAEMKRGSSLLSQLNNDLTSLEKVECTSFFTKWDLMSFPGWQAKLPIGDSYHLPVLTHKELITNSNSLDILAKKIFNSS; translated from the coding sequence TTGTACAGACCACATTTACCACACAAATATGGAAAAACATCTATTAGGCATTTAGCTCATGATCTTGATTCTAAGATTGAGGAATTAGTGGGTTCTGAAATCGAAATTGATATTGTTGGTTTTTCTATGGGTGGATTAATTAGTAGGTTTTGGATGCAAAATTATGATGGTTTTTTAAGAACTAAACGTTTTTTTAGTATTGGTAGTCCTCATTTTGGTACTTTCACAGCTCAAATGATCCCTTCATTTTTGATGCCAGGTATTGCAGAGATGAAAAGAGGAAGTAGTTTACTATCTCAATTAAACAATGATTTGACTTCTCTAGAAAAGGTTGAATGCACTAGCTTTTTTACAAAATGGGATTTGATGTCATTCCCAGGGTGGCAAGCAAAACTTCCTATTGGTGATTCCTATCACTTACCTGTGTTGACACATAAAGAATTGATAACAAATTCTAATTCCCTAGACATCTTAGCCAAAAAGATTTTCAATAGTAGCTAG
- the thrB gene encoding homoserine kinase → MGPPKIGQTVVVEVPSTTANIGPGFDCLGAALDLSNQFTIKRIEGNAERFELIMESTEGNHLRGGPENLFYRAAQRVWRTAGVEPVALEARVKLAVPPARGLGSSATAIVAGLVGANALAGYPLPKEKLLELAIDIEGHPDNVVPSLIGGLCVTAKTANDRWRVVRCDWDQSIKAVVAIPSIRLSTSEARRVMPENIPVNDAVINLGALTLLLQGLRTGNEDLIADGMHDKLHEPYRWGLIKGGLEVREAAKAAGALGCAISGAGPSILALCKATKGREVSVAMVKAWEAAGVASRAPLMSLQLRGSECISNTFG, encoded by the coding sequence ATGGGGCCGCCAAAAATAGGACAAACTGTCGTAGTAGAGGTTCCTTCTACTACAGCCAATATTGGTCCAGGGTTTGATTGCCTTGGTGCAGCATTAGATCTTTCCAATCAGTTCACTATTAAAAGAATTGAGGGTAATGCTGAAAGATTTGAATTGATAATGGAGAGTACTGAAGGCAATCATTTAAGAGGCGGCCCCGAAAACCTTTTTTATCGAGCCGCGCAGAGAGTTTGGAGAACTGCAGGTGTTGAGCCAGTCGCTCTTGAAGCAAGAGTAAAATTAGCGGTGCCTCCTGCAAGAGGGCTTGGTAGCAGTGCTACAGCAATCGTGGCAGGACTGGTTGGAGCTAATGCACTTGCTGGTTATCCATTGCCTAAAGAAAAATTATTGGAGTTGGCAATAGATATAGAAGGTCACCCTGACAATGTTGTTCCATCGCTAATAGGGGGTCTTTGCGTAACAGCTAAAACCGCAAACGACAGATGGCGTGTAGTCCGCTGTGACTGGGATCAATCAATAAAAGCGGTAGTCGCAATTCCATCCATTCGCCTTAGTACAAGCGAAGCAAGGCGTGTCATGCCAGAAAACATTCCAGTTAATGATGCAGTAATCAATTTAGGTGCGCTTACTCTTCTTCTTCAAGGACTAAGAACCGGAAATGAGGATCTAATTGCAGATGGCATGCATGACAAGCTTCATGAACCTTATAGGTGGGGATTGATTAAAGGAGGATTGGAGGTAAGAGAAGCAGCAAAGGCTGCCGGAGCTTTAGGATGTGCAATAAGTGGAGCAGGACCAAGCATTCTTGCCTTGTGCAAAGCGACTAAAGGCCGAGAAGTCAGTGTCGCAATGGTCAAAGCCTGGGAAGCTGCTGGTGTAGCAAGTCGTGCTCCTTTAATGAGCCTCCAACTCAGAGGAAGCGAATGCATTTCAAACACCTTTGGGTAG